From one Rhizobium lentis genomic stretch:
- a CDS encoding YicC/YloC family endoribonuclease: MALQSMTGFARREGTSGRWRWAWELRSVNGKGFDLRLRLPPGLERMEAEVRRLAGESFSRGNLQASLSVTADENRFEAVLNRQALAAVLAMREQLVDMIDPAPLKLDTLLQVRGIVEFREGEDSEEALAARDADIAAGLSAALADLRAMREQEGAALSRILLDHVATIEGLTRTIEGDPSRSLPEIASRLAAQVALLMDGMAALDRDRLHAEAALLATKADLREEIDRLKAHIAAARDLLVKGGPAGRRLDFLAQEFNRESNTICSKSNASAVTAAGIELKVVIDQFREQVQNLE, encoded by the coding sequence ATGGCTCTGCAGTCCATGACCGGTTTTGCGCGGCGCGAAGGAACGAGCGGCCGTTGGCGCTGGGCATGGGAGCTACGCTCGGTCAACGGTAAAGGTTTCGACCTGCGCCTGCGCCTGCCGCCCGGCCTCGAACGCATGGAGGCGGAGGTTCGCCGCCTTGCCGGCGAAAGCTTCAGCCGCGGCAACCTGCAGGCATCGCTATCGGTCACCGCCGATGAGAACCGTTTCGAGGCGGTGCTGAACAGGCAAGCGCTGGCTGCGGTGCTTGCCATGCGCGAGCAGCTGGTGGACATGATCGACCCGGCGCCGTTGAAGCTCGATACGCTGCTTCAGGTGCGCGGTATCGTCGAGTTCCGTGAAGGCGAGGATAGCGAGGAGGCGCTTGCCGCCCGTGATGCCGATATTGCCGCCGGCCTCTCGGCCGCGCTTGCCGATCTTCGGGCGATGCGGGAACAGGAAGGCGCGGCGCTCTCCCGCATTCTTCTCGATCACGTCGCGACGATCGAGGGCCTGACGCGGACGATCGAGGGGGACCCTTCGCGATCACTGCCGGAAATCGCCTCCCGGCTTGCGGCACAGGTCGCCCTGTTGATGGACGGCATGGCCGCGCTCGATCGCGACAGGCTGCACGCCGAGGCAGCACTGCTGGCGACCAAGGCGGACCTGCGCGAAGAAATCGACCGCCTGAAGGCGCATATCGCCGCCGCGCGCGATCTCCTGGTAAAAGGTGGACCTGCCGGGCGTCGGCTGGACTTCCTTGCACAGGAATTTAACCGCGAATCGAATACCATCTGCTCGAAGTCGAACGCCTCGGCGGTCACTGCCGCCGGCATCGAGCTGAAAGTCGTGATCGACCAGTTCCGCGAGCAGGTCCAGAATTTGGAGTAG